Proteins encoded within one genomic window of Thermococcus celer Vu 13 = JCM 8558:
- the tiaS gene encoding tRNA(Ile2) 2-agmatinylcytidine synthetase TiaS, whose translation MRLHIGIDDTDSPNGMCTTYLGALLYRELSRLAEPVDLPRLIRLNPNVPYKTRGNGAVTMTFDAGDEVIPEIKDTVLFYVSRLADLSHGNTNPGVAFLEGDVPGKLREFSLRALREHVSIEEAERVAGDVGAEVFKFKLGRGIIGALASIGYPLERFTYELLVYREPENWGTPRRVNEESVFLADRWSYPFTHDNVDPQKRTVLITPHGRDPVLAGIRGTDRGKVLQTFEMVEFEEPIAFYQLYKTNQNTDDHLTPKKIGELKLYDSAVVRGKVVTPYWERGRHVFFELEDDTGRIRVAAFEPTKKFRNHVRKLLPGDEIIAAGGVKEHDGVLTLNLEKFYPVKLVPKIEYKKPRCPRCGGTMKSKGDYLKCKRCGYKMPKKLIPVEVPRGLKRKIYEVPPDARKHLSRPLVLPGGEEKILDALEISRD comes from the coding sequence ATGAGGCTCCACATCGGCATCGACGACACGGATTCTCCAAACGGGATGTGCACCACCTACCTCGGCGCCCTCCTGTACCGCGAGCTCTCCCGCCTGGCGGAGCCCGTTGATCTGCCGAGGCTCATCAGGCTGAATCCAAACGTACCCTACAAAACCCGCGGCAACGGAGCGGTGACGATGACCTTCGACGCCGGTGATGAGGTTATCCCCGAGATCAAGGACACCGTCCTCTTCTACGTGAGCCGGCTCGCCGACCTCTCCCACGGGAACACCAACCCCGGTGTTGCCTTCCTCGAGGGGGATGTTCCTGGTAAACTGCGGGAGTTCTCGCTCAGGGCCCTGAGGGAGCACGTGAGCATAGAAGAGGCCGAGAGGGTTGCGGGGGATGTCGGGGCCGAGGTCTTCAAGTTCAAGCTCGGTCGCGGCATCATCGGGGCGCTGGCCTCCATCGGTTACCCCCTGGAGAGGTTCACCTACGAGCTACTCGTTTACAGGGAGCCGGAGAACTGGGGGACGCCGCGGAGGGTTAACGAAGAGAGCGTCTTCCTGGCCGACAGGTGGAGCTATCCATTCACCCACGACAACGTGGATCCTCAAAAACGAACCGTCCTGATAACGCCCCACGGCAGGGACCCGGTTCTCGCCGGAATCCGGGGGACCGACAGGGGAAAAGTCCTCCAGACCTTCGAGATGGTGGAGTTCGAGGAGCCAATAGCTTTTTACCAGCTTTACAAGACGAACCAGAACACCGACGACCACCTCACTCCAAAGAAGATCGGCGAGTTAAAGCTCTACGACAGCGCGGTCGTGAGGGGTAAAGTCGTAACCCCCTACTGGGAGCGCGGGAGGCACGTCTTCTTTGAGCTCGAGGACGACACCGGGAGGATCAGGGTGGCGGCCTTCGAGCCCACTAAGAAGTTCAGGAACCACGTCAGGAAACTCCTCCCGGGGGACGAGATCATAGCCGCTGGCGGGGTTAAGGAGCACGATGGCGTTCTGACGCTCAACCTCGAGAAGTTCTATCCGGTGAAACTCGTCCCCAAGATCGAGTATAAGAAGCCGAGGTGCCCGCGGTGTGGCGGGACGATGAAGAGCAAGGGCGATTACCTGAAGTGCAAGCGCTGTGGCTACAAGATGCCTAAGAAGCTGATTCCAGTCGAGGTTCCCCGCGGGTTAAAGAGGAAGATCTACGAGGTGCCGCCCGACGCGAGGAAGCACCTTTCGCGGCCGCTGGTTCTCCCGGGGGGAGAGGAGAAGATTTTAGATGCACTGGAGATTTCGAGGGACTAA
- a CDS encoding SDR family oxidoreductase encodes MGVKIDLNGLGVIVTASSRGIGFNVARELLKRNARVVVSSRAGDNLRKAADELSSYGEVYAVRANLLDQRDLENLVKEGWELLGGVNALVWNAGNVACEPCLLHEANYIDWVEAAALHTVAPGYLTTLLVQAWLEKGMRGTLVYLNSVSIKEPMPPLVLADVSRAGLVQLAKSVSRTYGKRGIRAHSVLLGSFDTPGARENLKRLAEERGEDFEKTWEREVLRRTPLHRTGRWEELGSLVAFLLSDEAEYTLGSTVVIDGAMTRGVNL; translated from the coding sequence ATGGGCGTGAAGATAGACCTCAACGGACTCGGCGTCATCGTCACGGCGTCGTCGAGGGGGATAGGCTTCAACGTCGCGAGGGAGCTGTTGAAGAGGAACGCCCGGGTGGTCGTAAGCTCGCGGGCCGGGGACAACCTGAGGAAGGCCGCGGACGAGCTCTCGAGCTACGGCGAGGTTTACGCGGTCAGGGCCAACCTCTTAGACCAGAGGGATCTCGAGAACCTCGTCAAAGAGGGCTGGGAGCTCTTGGGTGGGGTTAACGCCCTCGTCTGGAACGCTGGTAACGTCGCCTGCGAGCCCTGCCTCCTCCACGAGGCTAACTACATCGACTGGGTCGAGGCGGCGGCCCTCCACACCGTCGCCCCGGGGTATCTGACGACCCTCCTCGTTCAGGCGTGGCTCGAGAAGGGAATGAGGGGAACGCTCGTCTATTTGAACTCGGTTTCGATAAAGGAGCCGATGCCACCGCTGGTTCTGGCGGACGTCTCGAGGGCCGGCCTCGTCCAGCTGGCGAAGAGCGTTTCGAGGACCTACGGGAAGCGCGGGATAAGGGCTCACAGCGTCCTGCTCGGTAGCTTCGATACACCGGGGGCGAGGGAGAACCTCAAGAGGCTCGCCGAGGAAAGGGGAGAGGACTTCGAAAAAACGTGGGAGCGCGAGGTTCTCAGGAGAACGCCGCTCCACCGAACGGGGAGGTGGGAGGAGCTCGGCTCCTTGGTGGCCTTCCTGCTGAGCGATGAGGCGGAGTACACCCTCGGCTCGACGGTGGTCATCGACGGCGCGATGACGAGGGGAGTGAACCTTTAA
- the moaC gene encoding cyclic pyranopterin monophosphate synthase MoaC: MRELTHVDERGVKMVEVGHKEEVFRKAVARGRIRLRPETIELIKSGRTKKGNVIAAAQIAGILAVKRTPELIPLCHPIPLTGVDVTFEFGEDYIEATCEVRAHYKTGVEMEALTGVSVALLTVWDMVKAVEKDENGQYPFTRIEDIRVVEKVKELTPGSSQG; encoded by the coding sequence ATGCGGGAGCTTACCCACGTCGATGAAAGGGGCGTCAAGATGGTTGAGGTGGGACACAAGGAGGAGGTTTTCAGGAAGGCCGTGGCGAGGGGCAGGATAAGGCTGAGGCCCGAAACGATAGAGCTGATAAAGTCCGGGAGGACGAAGAAGGGCAACGTCATAGCGGCCGCCCAGATAGCCGGTATCCTGGCCGTCAAGAGGACTCCGGAGCTGATTCCTCTCTGCCATCCGATACCCCTGACCGGCGTTGACGTTACCTTCGAGTTCGGCGAGGACTACATCGAGGCGACCTGCGAGGTTCGCGCCCACTACAAAACGGGCGTGGAGATGGAGGCGCTGACGGGCGTGAGCGTCGCCCTGCTGACGGTATGGGACATGGTCAAAGCCGTAGAAAAGGACGAGAACGGCCAGTACCCGTTCACGAGGATCGAGGACATCCGCGTCGTGGAGAAGGTGAAGGAACTCACTCCCGGCAGTAGCCAAGGGTGA
- a CDS encoding ATP-binding protein, producing the protein MIELQNPWWFDEPDRDWELFDKLTYRLRPGWLDGLSLRPFSLNFVVGPRRVGKTLGIKLLIRELLERVKSPYGVFYFSCDVVEDYNGLLEVLNEYLKVKRRKKLGSAFIFLDEVSLVRDWWRALKFLIDRGELRNDVVTVTGSISLTLGRHFETFGGRRGSGRTVEVMPLSFHDYYGLFYDDFFPSKAEEVFENYLETGGYLAYLNGTLKVEELVGFLKADIRALDRSTDLARELMGALLDKAPSPLSFNSLAKAIGISPHTARDYVELFEALHVLLQVPYLGGDGKVYPRKERKLILRDPLIARAMGLWTGKGIDRAVLYEWLVQEHLRRKFGEVYYYRNSHEVDAIAGGIKVEVKSGERRGRYPRDVRVLAGKDVPAFLYSL; encoded by the coding sequence ATGATTGAGTTGCAGAACCCTTGGTGGTTCGACGAGCCCGACAGGGACTGGGAGCTCTTCGATAAACTCACCTATCGCCTCAGGCCGGGATGGCTCGATGGGCTCTCCCTTAGACCGTTCTCGCTCAACTTCGTCGTCGGCCCGAGGAGGGTCGGAAAGACCCTCGGGATAAAGCTCCTCATCAGGGAACTTCTCGAAAGGGTCAAAAGCCCGTACGGGGTCTTTTACTTCAGCTGTGACGTCGTCGAGGATTACAACGGGCTCCTGGAGGTCCTCAACGAGTACCTCAAGGTGAAGAGGAGGAAGAAGCTCGGGAGCGCGTTCATATTCCTCGACGAGGTGAGCCTCGTCAGGGACTGGTGGAGGGCCCTGAAGTTCCTCATCGACAGGGGAGAGCTGAGGAACGACGTCGTTACGGTGACCGGCTCGATTTCCCTCACCCTCGGGAGGCACTTCGAGACGTTCGGAGGGAGACGGGGGAGCGGAAGGACGGTCGAGGTGATGCCGCTGAGCTTCCACGACTATTACGGCCTCTTTTACGATGACTTCTTCCCCTCAAAGGCCGAGGAGGTGTTTGAGAACTACTTAGAAACGGGCGGTTATCTGGCCTACCTCAACGGGACGCTGAAGGTCGAGGAGCTCGTCGGCTTCCTGAAGGCCGATATACGGGCCCTGGACCGTTCCACGGACCTCGCGAGGGAGCTGATGGGTGCGTTACTTGATAAGGCCCCGTCACCCCTTTCCTTCAACTCACTGGCCAAGGCCATCGGGATCTCCCCCCACACCGCGAGGGATTACGTGGAGCTCTTCGAGGCCCTACACGTTCTCCTCCAGGTTCCCTACCTCGGGGGCGACGGAAAGGTCTACCCCAGGAAGGAGCGGAAGCTCATCCTGCGCGACCCGCTGATAGCCCGGGCCATGGGGCTCTGGACGGGGAAGGGCATCGACAGGGCCGTTCTCTACGAGTGGCTCGTTCAGGAGCACCTCCGGCGGAAGTTCGGCGAGGTCTACTATTACAGAAACTCCCACGAGGTCGATGCGATAGCCGGGGGGATTAAGGTCGAGGTCAAGTCCGGGGAGAGGAGGGGGCGTTATCCGAGGGACGTTAGGGTTCTCGCGGGTAAGGACGTGCCCGCCTTTCTGTACTCCCTTTAG
- a CDS encoding Kae1-associated kinase Bud32 — MELIKQGAEAKIYLADFAEYFGADLLPGERIAVKHRIPKRYRIEEIDLKLRKERTVREARILHRAKEFGVNCPYVYEVDMRNMKIAMEFIEGERLKELLERLPMGERLGLCREIGRQVGRLHEAGIVHGDLTTSNMILRDGRVYLIDFGLADFDATLEARGVDLHLLKRAMESTHYTWFERGFEAVLEGYAEVRGDDVRKEIEEKIEEIESRGRYRERSWVG; from the coding sequence ATGGAATTGATAAAACAGGGCGCGGAGGCCAAGATATACTTGGCGGACTTTGCGGAGTACTTCGGTGCCGACCTCCTGCCCGGAGAAAGGATCGCGGTCAAGCACAGGATACCGAAACGCTACCGGATAGAGGAGATAGACCTCAAGCTGAGGAAGGAGCGGACGGTCCGGGAGGCGAGGATTCTCCACAGGGCGAAGGAGTTCGGCGTGAACTGCCCCTACGTCTACGAGGTGGACATGAGGAACATGAAGATAGCCATGGAGTTCATCGAGGGGGAGCGCCTGAAGGAGCTCCTTGAAAGGTTACCGATGGGGGAGAGGCTCGGACTGTGCAGGGAGATCGGGAGGCAGGTCGGGAGGCTCCACGAGGCGGGGATAGTGCACGGGGATTTAACGACCTCCAACATGATACTGCGGGATGGAAGGGTCTACCTCATAGACTTCGGGCTGGCGGATTTCGACGCAACGCTCGAGGCCAGGGGCGTTGACCTGCACCTCCTCAAGAGGGCGATGGAGAGCACCCACTACACCTGGTTCGAGAGGGGCTTCGAGGCCGTTCTCGAGGGCTACGCCGAGGTTCGCGGGGACGATGTTAGGAAGGAAATCGAGGAGAAAATCGAGGAGATAGAGAGCCGTGGGAGGTACAGGGAGAGGAGCTGGGTGGGATAG
- a CDS encoding zinc metalloprotease HtpX, which yields MGLLMWLRTGLLMAVLTGLLMAIGYVFGGPNVAFLMFLFSLFFNFITYWYSDRIVLSWYNARIVDEYEAPELYAIVRKLAENAGLPMPKVAIVPTETPNAFATGRSPKHAVVAVTTGLLRLLNRDELEGVLGHELTHIKNRDMLIGTFAAAMAGAIIQLAYWARWIAIFGGFGRDDDRGNNVLVAILVAILAPIAAMLIQAAVSRSREFLADEGGAKISGKPQALASALMKIENAVRYRPMREGNPATAHMFIVNPFRGGMASLFSTHPPTEARIERLRKIAEEMGIYF from the coding sequence ATGGGATTGTTGATGTGGCTGAGAACGGGCCTGCTGATGGCGGTACTAACGGGCCTGCTCATGGCGATAGGCTACGTCTTCGGCGGGCCGAACGTGGCGTTCCTCATGTTCCTGTTCTCGCTGTTCTTCAACTTCATCACCTACTGGTACAGCGACAGGATCGTCCTGAGCTGGTACAACGCGAGGATAGTGGACGAGTACGAGGCCCCCGAGCTGTACGCGATAGTGAGAAAGCTTGCAGAAAACGCAGGTTTACCGATGCCGAAGGTCGCCATAGTTCCGACCGAGACGCCCAACGCCTTCGCCACTGGGAGAAGCCCGAAGCACGCGGTCGTCGCGGTTACCACCGGTCTCCTCAGGCTCCTTAACAGGGACGAGCTCGAGGGGGTCTTAGGGCACGAGCTTACCCACATAAAGAACCGCGACATGCTCATCGGAACCTTCGCCGCCGCCATGGCTGGGGCGATAATACAGTTAGCCTACTGGGCCCGGTGGATAGCGATATTCGGCGGCTTCGGCAGGGACGACGACAGGGGGAACAACGTCCTGGTGGCGATACTCGTGGCGATCCTCGCACCCATAGCGGCCATGCTCATCCAGGCGGCGGTGAGCAGGTCGAGGGAGTTCCTCGCGGACGAAGGCGGGGCTAAGATCAGCGGCAAGCCGCAGGCCTTAGCCAGCGCCCTTATGAAGATAGAGAACGCCGTCCGCTACAGGCCGATGCGCGAGGGAAACCCGGCGACGGCCCACATGTTCATCGTCAACCCCTTCAGGGGCGGCATGGCGAGCCTCTTCTCCACCCACCCGCCGACCGAGGCGAGGATAGAGAGGCTCAGGAAGATAGCGGAGGAGATGGGGATATACTTCTGA
- a CDS encoding RtcB family protein, translated as MVPLKRIDRIRWEIPKFDERMRVPGRVYADDQLIEKMRGDKTLEQAANVAMLPGIYKYSIVMPDGHQGYGFPIGGVAAFDVKEGVISPGGVGYDINCLAPGSKVLTEHGYWVRVEEMPERFKLQGLRVYDVDEGHNDFSGVAFVAEREVEPEELAVRIITESGKVIEGSEDHPVLTPKGYVHLGNVKEGEEVLVYPFEGVEFEPGTGILLSEGDFDGEDARMVRFLKDRGLLPLRGEDPRVGTLARILGFAFGNGHLGEMDGRLYLSFYGREETLRELKKDLERLGINADLYVRGRNYGIETTSGSYGAAELRVTSRAFALLMEKLGMPRGRKTEKAYGVPGWIKDAPLWVKRNFLAGLFAADGSIAEFKGTTPLPINLTQSKAKELEENLVEFMKEIGELLAEFGIRTTLYRVRSRKGVTYRLALVGEESIRNFLGRVNYEYDLEKKAKGLVAYAYLKFKERVKGERRNAAETASFVERAVYEGPKEPRVPEDFPTFEEFARERGYEGGFVAERVVRVEKVKPSYDRFYDVGVYHRAHNFIANGIVVHNCGVRLIRTNLTEEEVRPKIKQLVDTLFKNVPSGLGSKGRVRLHWSKLDDVLADGAKWAVDNGYGWEEDLEHLEEGGRMEGADPDAVSQKAKQRGAPQLGSLGSGNHFLEVQVVDKVFDERIAKAYGLHEGQVVVMVHTGSRGLGHQVASDYLRVMEKANRKYKVPWPDRELVSVPFQTEEGQRYFSAMKAAANFAWANRQMITHWVRESFEEVFKRKAEDMEMGIVYDVAHNIAKVEEHEVDGRKVKVVVHRKGATRAFPAGHPDVPRAYRDVGQPVLIPGSMGTASYVLAGAEGSMRETFGSSCHGAGRLLSRRAATRRYRGDKLRNELMGRGIYVRAASMRVVAEEAPGAYKSVDNVVNVVHQAGIANLVARMRPMGVAKG; from the coding sequence ATGGTACCGCTGAAGAGGATAGACAGGATAAGGTGGGAGATCCCGAAGTTCGACGAGAGGATGCGCGTTCCGGGCAGGGTTTACGCTGACGACCAGCTTATAGAGAAGATGAGGGGCGATAAGACCCTCGAGCAGGCGGCAAACGTTGCCATGCTTCCCGGAATTTACAAGTACTCGATAGTCATGCCCGACGGCCATCAGGGCTACGGCTTCCCGATAGGCGGCGTCGCGGCCTTCGACGTCAAAGAGGGCGTGATAAGCCCCGGAGGCGTCGGCTACGACATCAACTGCCTTGCTCCCGGTTCCAAAGTTCTAACGGAGCACGGCTACTGGGTCAGGGTCGAGGAGATGCCGGAGAGGTTCAAGCTCCAGGGACTGAGGGTTTACGACGTTGACGAGGGCCACAACGACTTCTCGGGGGTTGCCTTCGTCGCTGAGAGGGAGGTGGAGCCGGAGGAGCTCGCCGTCAGGATAATCACCGAGTCAGGAAAGGTCATCGAGGGGAGCGAGGACCATCCGGTTCTCACCCCGAAGGGATACGTCCACCTCGGCAACGTGAAGGAAGGGGAGGAGGTTCTCGTCTATCCCTTCGAGGGCGTTGAGTTCGAACCCGGGACGGGAATCCTTCTGAGCGAAGGGGACTTCGACGGCGAGGACGCCCGGATGGTCCGCTTCCTGAAGGATAGGGGACTGTTACCGCTCCGCGGGGAGGACCCGAGGGTGGGGACGCTCGCGAGGATCCTGGGCTTCGCCTTCGGGAACGGACACCTCGGCGAGATGGATGGGAGGCTCTACCTGAGCTTCTACGGAAGGGAGGAAACGCTCAGGGAGCTCAAGAAGGACCTCGAGAGGCTCGGGATAAACGCGGACCTCTACGTCAGGGGGAGGAACTACGGCATCGAAACGACCAGCGGCTCCTACGGGGCGGCCGAGCTCAGGGTCACCTCGAGGGCCTTCGCTCTTCTGATGGAGAAGCTTGGGATGCCGCGGGGAAGGAAGACCGAGAAGGCTTACGGCGTCCCCGGGTGGATTAAGGACGCCCCCCTCTGGGTAAAGAGGAACTTCCTGGCCGGACTCTTCGCGGCGGACGGAAGCATCGCCGAGTTCAAAGGAACTACGCCGTTGCCGATAAACCTCACCCAGTCGAAAGCTAAGGAACTCGAGGAGAACCTCGTGGAGTTTATGAAGGAGATTGGAGAGCTCCTCGCGGAGTTCGGAATCAGGACAACCCTCTACAGGGTCAGGTCCAGGAAAGGCGTTACCTACCGGCTCGCACTCGTCGGCGAGGAGAGCATCAGGAACTTCCTCGGGAGGGTAAACTACGAGTACGACCTCGAGAAGAAGGCCAAGGGCCTGGTAGCATACGCCTACCTGAAGTTCAAGGAGCGCGTTAAGGGGGAGAGGAGAAACGCGGCGGAAACCGCCAGCTTCGTCGAGAGGGCCGTCTACGAAGGTCCAAAAGAGCCGCGCGTTCCAGAGGACTTTCCAACCTTTGAGGAGTTCGCGAGGGAGAGGGGCTACGAGGGCGGCTTCGTGGCCGAGCGGGTCGTTAGGGTCGAGAAAGTCAAGCCAAGCTACGACAGGTTCTACGACGTCGGGGTTTACCACAGGGCCCACAACTTCATCGCCAACGGGATAGTCGTCCACAACTGCGGCGTCCGCCTGATAAGAACCAACCTGACCGAGGAGGAGGTCAGGCCGAAGATCAAACAGCTCGTCGACACGCTCTTCAAGAACGTCCCGAGCGGCCTTGGGAGTAAGGGAAGGGTGAGGCTCCACTGGAGCAAACTCGACGACGTCCTGGCGGATGGGGCAAAGTGGGCCGTCGATAACGGCTACGGCTGGGAGGAGGACCTCGAGCACCTCGAGGAAGGCGGGAGGATGGAGGGGGCAGATCCAGATGCGGTCAGCCAGAAGGCCAAACAGCGCGGGGCTCCACAGCTTGGCTCCCTCGGCTCCGGAAACCACTTCCTCGAGGTTCAGGTGGTCGATAAGGTCTTCGACGAGAGGATAGCGAAGGCCTACGGTCTCCACGAGGGCCAGGTCGTTGTCATGGTGCACACCGGATCGAGGGGGCTCGGGCACCAGGTGGCGAGCGACTACCTCAGGGTGATGGAGAAGGCCAACAGGAAGTACAAAGTGCCGTGGCCCGACAGGGAGCTCGTCAGCGTTCCCTTCCAGACGGAGGAGGGACAGAGGTACTTCAGCGCGATGAAAGCGGCCGCGAACTTCGCGTGGGCCAACAGGCAAATGATAACCCACTGGGTAAGGGAAAGCTTCGAGGAGGTCTTCAAACGCAAGGCTGAAGACATGGAGATGGGGATAGTCTACGACGTCGCCCACAACATAGCGAAGGTCGAGGAGCACGAGGTGGACGGAAGGAAGGTCAAGGTGGTCGTCCACAGGAAAGGTGCCACGAGGGCCTTCCCAGCGGGCCATCCGGACGTTCCGAGGGCCTACCGCGATGTAGGTCAGCCCGTCCTGATTCCGGGCTCGATGGGGACGGCGAGCTACGTTCTGGCCGGTGCCGAGGGCTCCATGAGGGAGACCTTCGGCTCGAGCTGCCACGGCGCCGGGAGGTTACTAAGCAGGCGCGCGGCCACGAGGCGGTACCGCGGCGATAAACTGAGGAACGAGCTGATGGGGAGGGGAATCTACGTCAGGGCGGCGAGCATGAGGGTCGTCGCCGAGGAAGCCCCCGGTGCCTACAAGAGCGTCGACAACGTGGTGAACGTGGTCCATCAGGCCGGGATAGCTAACCTCGTGGCGAGGATGCGCCCGATGGGCGTTGCGAAGGGCTGA
- a CDS encoding P-loop NTPase family protein — translation MTLRLNREAKEVYRSIRGEIERRLILPESSSFLERFEPTSDGKEILRRQAYFKERLSKIGLGLGEWIGRVKPIKFRRDYLHDRILIVDENEVEKAQKLGLCEVSTTPEDAEGYPLVLSTVGYGLDVELTPSQIAPELYVMPLWENRETLEALARIGELTGEGSVASEVLRGLGELEGVMERRRLLDGLEELVAEKERELNGAIEEKLERFSLTLSGRELLDFLGELKSGNYEAVFRHFGEVEGEILDLINGAERELSERLGITVELFSREELYPVTVPPERVELLRDALERELRVELYLKSREVLERIMPLLPKLREELNRVHELDFLLAVKGFTGGFSFPDLWRGGIAFLNGRHLFIENPQPVSYVVGRRPAGFSVEGSEQIGGEGVVILTGANSGGKTSLLELISQVTILAHMGFPVPAERAWVEPLDEVFFFRRKRSVYGAGAFETALRSFVRALRGEGRKLILIDEFEAITEPGAAVRIIGELLKIAHERGFYVVIVSHLGDDLRKELPFARVDGIEAKGLDENLNLIVDRQPVFGRLGRSTPELIVESLARRKRGKEREIFERVLRAFRE, via the coding sequence ATGACGCTCAGGCTCAACCGCGAGGCCAAAGAGGTATACCGCTCAATCCGGGGGGAGATAGAGAGGAGGTTGATCCTTCCGGAGAGTTCATCCTTCCTTGAGAGGTTCGAACCAACCTCCGACGGGAAGGAGATCCTCCGCAGGCAGGCCTATTTTAAAGAGAGGCTCTCCAAAATCGGTTTGGGGTTGGGGGAGTGGATAGGGCGGGTTAAGCCGATAAAGTTCCGCCGCGACTACCTCCACGACAGGATCCTGATAGTCGATGAGAACGAGGTGGAAAAAGCCCAGAAACTCGGACTGTGCGAGGTTTCAACGACCCCGGAGGATGCCGAAGGTTACCCCCTCGTCCTGAGCACCGTTGGTTACGGCCTCGACGTCGAGCTGACCCCCTCGCAGATCGCCCCCGAGCTCTACGTGATGCCCCTCTGGGAGAACCGGGAGACGCTCGAGGCCCTGGCAAGGATAGGGGAGCTAACGGGAGAGGGAAGCGTCGCCTCCGAGGTACTCCGCGGGCTGGGGGAGCTTGAGGGGGTCATGGAGAGACGAAGACTCCTCGACGGGCTGGAGGAACTGGTGGCGGAGAAGGAGCGGGAGCTCAACGGGGCGATAGAGGAGAAGCTCGAGAGGTTCAGCCTCACGCTGAGCGGGCGGGAGTTGCTCGACTTCCTCGGTGAACTGAAGTCCGGGAACTACGAGGCGGTATTCAGGCACTTCGGCGAGGTCGAGGGTGAGATCCTGGATCTGATAAACGGGGCCGAGAGGGAGCTGAGCGAGAGGCTCGGCATCACCGTCGAGCTCTTCTCCCGGGAGGAGCTCTACCCCGTGACAGTTCCACCGGAGAGGGTGGAGCTACTGCGGGACGCTCTCGAGAGGGAGCTAAGGGTCGAGCTCTACCTGAAGAGCAGGGAGGTGCTGGAGCGGATAATGCCCCTCCTTCCGAAACTGAGGGAAGAGCTCAACCGGGTTCACGAGCTCGACTTCCTGCTGGCGGTGAAGGGGTTCACGGGCGGCTTCTCCTTCCCCGACCTCTGGAGGGGTGGAATCGCCTTCCTCAACGGCCGGCACCTCTTCATCGAGAACCCCCAGCCCGTCAGTTACGTCGTTGGAAGAAGGCCCGCCGGATTTTCGGTTGAGGGATCGGAGCAGATAGGGGGCGAAGGGGTGGTAATACTGACCGGTGCCAACAGCGGCGGGAAGACGAGCCTGCTGGAGCTGATTTCCCAGGTAACGATACTGGCCCACATGGGCTTTCCAGTTCCGGCGGAGAGGGCGTGGGTTGAGCCTCTCGATGAAGTTTTCTTCTTCAGGCGGAAGAGAAGCGTTTACGGGGCCGGGGCCTTTGAGACCGCCCTCAGATCCTTCGTCAGGGCCCTCCGCGGAGAGGGGAGGAAGCTCATCCTCATAGACGAGTTCGAGGCCATCACCGAGCCCGGTGCGGCCGTCAGGATAATCGGCGAACTTTTGAAGATAGCGCACGAGAGGGGCTTTTACGTCGTCATTGTATCCCATCTCGGGGATGACCTTCGGAAGGAGCTTCCCTTCGCGAGGGTCGACGGGATAGAGGCGAAGGGACTGGACGAGAACCTCAACCTCATCGTGGACAGACAGCCGGTCTTCGGGAGGCTCGGCAGGAGCACCCCAGAGCTCATCGTGGAAAGCCTCGCACGGAGAAAGCGCGGGAAGGAGAGGGAGATCTTCGAGAGGGTTCTGAGGGCCTTCAGGGAGTAG
- a CDS encoding deoxyhypusine synthase: MTEPKDIVLKESEEVGGVPVEGPWPDEVSSLEEVLDYYERIGFQATHLGRAIGIWRKVEEKRAKGEEVRVFLGYTSNVISSGLRELVAWLVKEGKVDVIVTTAGGIEEDFIKALKPFVLGDWNVNDAQMREKGINRIGNIFVPNDRYIEFEKYMIPFFERVLEMERESGKPLTSSEFIREMGRFMDEKLGKEKERSVIYWAYKRDVPIFCPAITDGSIGDMLYFFKEERGDRELIIDIANDIVKLNNLAVTAKETASIILGGSLPKHAIINANLFRGGTDYAIYVTTAVPWDGSLSGAPPSEGVSWGKIKARGDYVEIWADATLVFPLLVWKAMKG; the protein is encoded by the coding sequence ATGACGGAGCCGAAGGATATCGTTCTGAAGGAGAGCGAAGAGGTCGGGGGGGTTCCGGTAGAGGGGCCCTGGCCCGACGAGGTCTCAAGCCTCGAGGAGGTTCTCGATTACTACGAGCGGATAGGCTTTCAGGCGACGCACCTCGGCAGGGCGATAGGAATATGGCGAAAGGTCGAAGAGAAGCGGGCGAAGGGCGAGGAGGTCAGGGTCTTCCTCGGCTACACCTCAAACGTAATCTCGTCCGGGCTGAGGGAGCTCGTCGCGTGGCTCGTGAAGGAGGGCAAGGTCGATGTCATCGTGACGACCGCCGGCGGAATCGAGGAGGACTTCATAAAGGCCCTGAAGCCCTTCGTCCTCGGCGACTGGAACGTCAACGACGCCCAGATGCGCGAGAAGGGGATAAACCGGATAGGCAACATCTTCGTGCCCAACGACCGCTACATCGAGTTCGAGAAGTACATGATACCCTTCTTCGAGCGGGTCCTCGAGATGGAGAGGGAGAGCGGAAAACCGCTGACATCGAGTGAGTTCATCCGCGAGATGGGCCGCTTCATGGACGAGAAACTCGGGAAGGAGAAGGAGAGGAGCGTCATCTACTGGGCTTACAAGAGAGACGTCCCGATCTTCTGCCCGGCCATCACGGACGGCTCCATCGGCGACATGCTCTACTTCTTCAAGGAGGAGCGGGGGGACAGGGAGTTAATCATAGACATCGCCAACGACATAGTGAAGCTCAACAACCTGGCCGTTACGGCCAAGGAGACCGCCTCGATAATCCTCGGTGGTTCCCTGCCCAAGCACGCGATAATAAACGCCAACCTCTTCAGGGGCGGCACGGACTACGCGATCTACGTCACGACCGCTGTTCCGTGGGACGGCTCGCTGAGCGGTGCGCCGCCGAGCGAGGGCGTCAGCTGGGGCAAGATAAAGGCGAGGGGCGACTACGTCGAGATATGGGCCGACGCCACGCTCGTCTTCCCCCTGCTGGTGTGGAAGGCAATGAAGGGATAG